In Hyphomicrobiales bacterium, a single window of DNA contains:
- a CDS encoding ABC transporter permease, with the protein MAARGKLGLLLLMAPLVIWLSALILIPHVDMFILSLQEKIGVRQYQTSFANYMTFFTEPLYWNTFARTAIMSIAATAITLLIAFPISYYIAKIAKGRLQTTLFLLCLVPFWVSELVRTFGWMILLRETGIVSNLLQWMGLADRPIEFLYNDAAIMVGLVYTSMLFMVVPLVTTLESLDDALIEAGYDLGGNGFAVLREIVIPHAVPGMVSGSIVVFMLSLGNYLTPILLGGKSSLWFTEQIYAQFITRFNWEQGAAFGFLLLGLSSLIVWTGLKLTGQTLSKTMG; encoded by the coding sequence ATGGCAGCGCGCGGAAAACTCGGCCTGCTCCTGTTGATGGCGCCGCTCGTCATCTGGCTTTCGGCGCTGATCCTCATCCCGCATGTCGACATGTTCATCCTGTCGCTGCAGGAAAAGATCGGCGTGCGCCAGTACCAGACGAGCTTCGCGAACTACATGACGTTCTTCACCGAGCCGCTCTACTGGAACACCTTCGCGCGCACCGCGATCATGTCGATCGCGGCAACAGCGATCACGCTGCTGATCGCCTTCCCGATCTCCTACTACATCGCCAAGATCGCCAAGGGCCGGCTGCAGACGACGCTGTTCCTGCTGTGCCTCGTGCCGTTCTGGGTCAGCGAACTGGTTCGCACCTTCGGCTGGATGATCCTGCTGCGCGAAACCGGCATCGTCAGCAATCTGCTGCAATGGATGGGCCTCGCCGATCGGCCGATCGAATTCCTCTACAACGACGCCGCCATCATGGTCGGCCTCGTCTACACCTCGATGCTGTTCATGGTCGTGCCGCTGGTAACGACCCTCGAAAGCCTCGACGACGCACTGATCGAGGCCGGCTACGATCTCGGCGGCAATGGCTTTGCGGTGCTGCGCGAGATTGTCATCCCGCACGCCGTCCCCGGCATGGTGTCGGGCTCGATCGTCGTCTTCATGCTGTCGCTGGGCAACTACCTGACCCCGATCCTGCTGGGCGGCAAGAGCAGTCTGTGGTTCACCGAACAGATCTACGCCCAGTTCATCACCCGCTTTAACTGGGAACAGGGCGCCGCCTTTGGCTTCCTGCTGCTCGGGCTTTCCTCCCTCATCGTGTGGACCGGACTGAAGCTGACCGGTCAGACACTGTCGAAGACGATGGGGTGA
- a CDS encoding ABC transporter permease — protein MIPTIKQSRFITATYNAYVVLFFLYLALPLVVVSVFAFNDSLFPSLPWEGFTWNWFFNDTEPQLGIFHDRAIMRSIGTSLFVAIWVSVLSVGVGTCNAFLFERRDFPLKNVLYLFMLLPLVIPGIILGISILVFTNGLVNSIEDATNYELEALRPGLLLVVLGQFSFITTIATLVIAARLKKFDNALEEAALNLGATPLEAVRTVTLPFLKPAIGGAAIVAFLMSFENFNTTLMLVGSDAPLTITMFDRLKEGSTPALNAVSLLLMIGSSVLALIMIALQKGDRSG, from the coding sequence ATGATCCCGACCATCAAGCAAAGCCGCTTCATCACCGCGACCTACAACGCCTATGTGGTGCTGTTCTTCCTCTATCTCGCGCTGCCGCTCGTCGTCGTCTCGGTGTTCGCCTTCAACGACAGCCTGTTCCCCTCGCTTCCCTGGGAAGGCTTCACCTGGAACTGGTTCTTCAACGACACCGAACCGCAGCTCGGCATTTTCCACGACCGCGCCATCATGCGCTCGATCGGCACCTCGCTGTTCGTCGCAATCTGGGTTTCGGTTCTGTCGGTCGGCGTCGGCACCTGCAACGCCTTCCTGTTCGAACGCCGCGACTTCCCGCTGAAGAACGTGCTCTACCTCTTCATGCTCCTGCCGCTGGTCATCCCCGGCATCATCCTCGGCATCTCGATCCTCGTCTTCACCAACGGGCTTGTGAACAGCATCGAAGACGCCACCAACTACGAACTGGAAGCGCTGCGTCCGGGCCTCCTGCTCGTCGTGCTCGGCCAGTTTTCCTTCATCACCACGATCGCGACGCTGGTCATCGCCGCCCGGTTGAAGAAGTTCGACAACGCGCTGGAAGAAGCCGCCCTCAATCTCGGCGCCACGCCGCTTGAGGCGGTGCGCACCGTGACGTTGCCGTTCCTCAAGCCCGCGATTGGCGGCGCGGCCATCGTTGCCTTCCTGATGAGTTTCGAGAACTTCAACACCACGCTGATGCTGGTCGGCTCCGATGCGCCGCTCACCATCACCATGTTCGACCGGCTGAAGGAAGGATCGACGCCAGCGCTCAACGCGGTGTCGCTGTTGCTGATGATCGGCTCGTCCGTGCTGGCGCTGATCATGATCGCACTGCAAAAGGGCGACCGTTCGGGCTAG
- a CDS encoding YaiI/YqxD family protein, whose protein sequence is MLEIFVDADACPVKDEVMRVAGRHAMRVHMVANSWMRLDNDPLINRVIVPEGPDAADDWIVEHCGAGDVVITTDIPLARRSLEKGATAMRPTGKMFDEGNIGMALAMRDLTADLRDAGVIRGGGPSFSKQDRSRFLSALENAIRAIKRQHASG, encoded by the coding sequence ATGCTTGAAATCTTCGTCGATGCCGATGCCTGTCCGGTCAAGGATGAGGTGATGCGCGTGGCCGGCCGCCACGCCATGCGCGTTCATATGGTCGCCAACAGCTGGATGCGGCTCGACAACGATCCGCTGATCAACCGGGTCATCGTGCCCGAGGGTCCCGACGCCGCCGACGACTGGATCGTCGAACATTGCGGCGCCGGCGACGTTGTCATCACAACGGACATCCCGCTTGCCCGGCGTTCGCTGGAGAAGGGCGCGACGGCGATGCGGCCGACCGGCAAGATGTTCGACGAGGGCAATATTGGCATGGCGCTCGCCATGCGCGACCTGACCGCCGATCTGCGCGATGCCGGCGTCATTCGCGGTGGCGGGCCGTCGTTCTCCAAGCAGGACCGCTCGCGGTTTCTCAGTGCGCTCGAAAATGCCATCCGCGCAATCAAGCGGCAGCACGCTTCGGGCTGA
- a CDS encoding DUF2065 domain-containing protein — protein MSDLAVAIGLVLAIEGTLYALMPGGLKSMMRQMQSVPDQSLRVAGLIALSLGVLIVWLVRG, from the coding sequence ATGAGCGACCTTGCCGTCGCCATCGGCCTCGTCCTGGCAATCGAGGGCACGCTCTATGCCCTCATGCCGGGCGGGCTGAAGTCGATGATGCGGCAGATGCAGTCGGTCCCGGACCAATCGCTCCGGGTGGCCGGGCTGATTGCGTTGTCGCTCGGGGTTCTCATCGTCTGGCTGGTCCGCGGCTAG